A stretch of DNA from Methanomassiliicoccales archaeon:
TATCACCCAAGGCAAGATTTTTTAGCGGCGCGGGTCGACCTCCGACGGTCGGACCGGTCGTTTTTCCTCCAGAGACTTTTTCGCGGCCAAAGCCAAAACGACCGGCCTGCGGCCTTCTTCTCCACTTACTGGTGGATCCCGTCCTTCACAAAGTGATGAGACAAAGGCACGAAGTTCTTGGACAAAAGCCTCGGTATAGCGGTCCATAAAGAATGAAAAAAGGGTTGGACCATTCTCTCCAGACGTGTTCCAAACCGTAACTGTATGTGGACGAGGATTCTCCACTCTGATCATGCCCTTCTCCCCAAGGATTTCCACACGCTGATCATAGCCATAGGCAGCTCGTCGGGAGTTGTCAATCACTCCTAAAGCTCCGCTTTGGAAGCGTAAGGTAATTACGGCAGTATCGATATCCTCGGCTTCTTTTATTCGGGGATCAACCAATGCTTCACCTACTGCATAGACTTCAACCACCTCCTCCCCAAGGAGAAAACAAGCCATATCGAAATCGTGTATCGTCATATCTAAGAACATTCCACCGGAGCGACGGATGTAATCTAAAGAGGGCGGAGCTGGATCGCGGCTGGTGATCCGTAAAAGCTCGGGCTTCCCGATAGCTCCATGCAAAAGGAGTTCTTTGGCTTTAGCGAAGTTAGGATCAAATCGGCGATTGAACCCCACCATAAATTTAACTCTATTCTTCTGCACTGCGAAAAGAGCACGGTCGATCTCTTCAAGGTTCAAGGCAATAGGCTTTTCACAAAAAATATGCTTACCTGCTTCAGCGGCGGCCACAATAAGATCAGCGTGGGTATCGGTACTCGTACAGATGAGCACAGCCTCAATGTTAGGGTCAGAAAAAACGTCTTCCGGATTCGTGGAGACCTTGCGAATGCCAAACTCTTCAGCACAACGTCGGGCGGTTTCTTCTACAACGTCAACCACAGCTGCAACACGAGCTTCTGGAATTCGTCGCATTATATTTTCTATGTGTAGCCGTCCTATCCGACCTGTCCCAAGTACTCCTATATTCACAACTTTTTTCTTCATTTAACCTCCTTTATGCTGAACAAGCGAGAACAACTTTCATTGTACTATGGGCATCCATTGCTTGGGCAAAAGCCTGCTCAACATCTTCAATAACAAAGCGGTGCGTGATTATTCTTTCAAAAGGAGGGAAATAGCTAGCATATCGCTCAAATAGTTTCAAACTTGACAAGTATCCACGGGGCGGATGATTAGTCTGTCCGAGTAGACGAATATTTTTAGCACAAATATGTCTATGAGGATTCAATGTAATATCTCCAGTATCAACGAAAACACCCGCCACAATGTACATTCCTCCTCGGCGGGTCAGCTCCAGTCCTTCAATTATCGCTTGTGGTACCCCAGTGCACTCAATTGTCAGGTCAGCCCCCCGTCCGTGTGTCAAGTCATAAACAAACTCGATCCTTTCTTTTGGAGACATTTTGCTAATATTGATTGTATAGTTTGCACCAAATTCTTTAGCCATTCCAAGTCGAAATTCGGAGGAATCAATTGCTATGATATCTCCAGCTCCAAGAATTCTAGCTTTGATAATATGCATCAGTCCCATTGGCCCAACCCCTTGTACCACAACAGTATCGCCAGATTTAAAACCTTCACCACCTATATTATAAAATTCTTTTGCTTTATCAACATTATACGTAACTGCCATAAGTTCGGTTAACACGGCGGTCTCCGGTTTTATAGTTTCTGGTACTTTGCAAACAAAAGTGCCCGGCAGCAAAACCATATACTCTGCCATCCCGCCAAAAAGGTATGGAGGTTCTTTGCAAGAAAGGTTGTTGCCATATGTTTTGATATTTTCACACCAAATGAACCCACCGCCACCGTAATTTTGACAATAAAAGCAACGACCACAAGGTATATCCGGACAAACAACAACTCTATCTCCTACTGTTATCCGTTGATCAGGTGGGAACCATAATGTTTTATTTGCTTGGCTTCCAATTTCTGCAATAATTCCTACGATTTCATGCCCCAAAATTATAGGGAAAGGGACAGAAACTTCGGCAGTTGTTCCTCCATAAAGGGTCGTTTCCCCTTTGTATATGTGTTTATCCGTTCCACATATGCCACATAATTCTACCTTTAATAAAGCGTGACTATCTTTAATTTGAGGATAAGGAAATTCACGAACTTCAAATTGTCCCGGTTTTACCAACACAGCTGCCTTGACCTTCTTCATTGTACCTCCTTTTGCGTTATCAACAAATTTTGTAACAATACAATCCTTAAATCTAAGTTTCTCCGCGCTTTATTTCGTTTGTTCTCGCTTTATTCGGCGCCTCCTTTGGTTTGCCCGTTCGTATCATTTCGATAAGCTCTTCTGCCGTCACTTCTTCTTTGTTATACACCCCAAGCATCTCACCTCGGTTAAGAAGGACAAACTTATCCCCTATAAAATATACATGATAAACGTTGTGGGTTACAAAAATAACCGCAACCCCACGTCGTTTCATCTCTGCTACCGCGTGGAGAAGCTTGTCTGTCTCCCTAACAGACAGGTTCAAAGTTGGCTCGTCAAGCAATATTAAAGAGCTTTGAAAATATAAGGTTCGACCAATACTTATGGCCTGCCTCTCACCACCGGACAACCAACTCACTCGTTCATTAGGACTTCTTACTTGTACCCCAACTTCGGCGATATATTTAGTTGCTTCCTCTTTCATTTTCTTTAAATCAAGCATTTTCAGAAAACTAAAAAGGCGCTTTTGGGGTTCACGTCCTAAAAAGAAATTTCTTGCGATATCCATAAACTGTATCACTGCTCCACCTTGAGGCACTGCTTCAATTCCCAACATTCGGATTTCATTTGGAGAAAAAAACCGAATGTCTTTTCCCCGAAATATTATCTGACCTTCGTCGGGGCGATAAACCCCCATTATAAGTTTAATTAACGTGCTCTTACCCGCGCCGTTATCGCCAAGTAACCCGACCACTTCTCCCGGGTATACCTCAAATGACACCCCCTTCAATGCCTGCACACGGCCAAAAGACTTTTTTACGCCTTGTACAGATAATACTGGTTGGACCTTCATAAGTGCCTCCTCATATATCCATTCCGAGAATTCTTCGCAAAACCCCTTTATTAACAACCATTCCGAGAACAAGGATGATACCAATAAAGGCCTTATACCAATAGGCCGGCGCTCCAGCTAAAACCAGGCCTACACGAAGTAACGAGAACACAAGAGCACCAAAAAAGGCCCCTAAAATCGTTCCGAAGCCACCGGATAGATAACATCCGCCTAAAACAGCCGAAGCAATAGCTTCCAGCTCCATACCCTCCCCTAAAGTGGGATAGGACATTCCGAAACGAGCAAAGCTGAACATTCCTGCAATGCTCGCAAACATAGCCGTTAGTAAAAAGTTTATCAACTTAACACGAGCAACTTTTACACCTAGCATATTAGCGACTTCAGGATTACCACCAGCAGCACAAGACCAGTTGCCATGTTGCGTTCGGTTCAGGAGGAACATGAACAAAGCCAAAAACACTAATAACCACAATGCAGAAAAACGAAATTCATATATAAAAGGGCCATTTAAAATATTAAGTAATAAACTTTTCCCTTGAAAAGAAACAGGAAACCCTCCAGTAACAACTAATACTATTCCCCGGATAGTCATCATGGTGCCCAAAGTGACAATAAACGAAGGTATTCTTAGACGCAGTGTTAATAAGCTGTTCACGCTACCTATAATAAGCCCAAAAAACAATACACAAATAAAAGCTACAAAATCATTTATACCCTTGTTCAAAAGACTCGCAAGTAACACGCCTGCGCTAGCGTAGACCGAACCTACAGAAAGATCAAACTCGCCAGAGATCATTAATAGGGCAACCGCCAATGCTACTGGAACAAGCTCGGCTGCTATTGTAAGGATCCCAGCAAAAGTACTAAGGGTAAAGAATTTATCAGATAGCAAAGAAAAAACAACAACTAAGAGAATAAACGCCACTATTACTCCAAGACTGGGAAAAGCTGGCATTGACTTCAGCAGCTTCGCTGTT
This window harbors:
- the iolG gene encoding inositol 2-dehydrogenase, translating into MKKKVVNIGVLGTGRIGRLHIENIMRRIPEARVAAVVDVVEETARRCAEEFGIRKVSTNPEDVFSDPNIEAVLICTSTDTHADLIVAAAEAGKHIFCEKPIALNLEEIDRALFAVQKNRVKFMVGFNRRFDPNFAKAKELLLHGAIGKPELLRITSRDPAPPSLDYIRRSGGMFLDMTIHDFDMACFLLGEEVVEVYAVGEALVDPRIKEAEDIDTAVITLRFQSGALGVIDNSRRAAYGYDQRVEILGEKGMIRVENPRPHTVTVWNTSGENGPTLFSFFMDRYTEAFVQELRAFVSSLCEGRDPPVSGEEGRRPVVLALAAKKSLEEKRPVRPSEVDPRR
- a CDS encoding alcohol dehydrogenase catalytic domain-containing protein translates to MKKVKAAVLVKPGQFEVREFPYPQIKDSHALLKVELCGICGTDKHIYKGETTLYGGTTAEVSVPFPIILGHEIVGIIAEIGSQANKTLWFPPDQRITVGDRVVVCPDIPCGRCFYCQNYGGGGFIWCENIKTYGNNLSCKEPPYLFGGMAEYMVLLPGTFVCKVPETIKPETAVLTELMAVTYNVDKAKEFYNIGGEGFKSGDTVVVQGVGPMGLMHIIKARILGAGDIIAIDSSEFRLGMAKEFGANYTINISKMSPKERIEFVYDLTHGRGADLTIECTGVPQAIIEGLELTRRGGMYIVAGVFVDTGDITLNPHRHICAKNIRLLGQTNHPPRGYLSSLKLFERYASYFPPFERIITHRFVIEDVEQAFAQAMDAHSTMKVVLACSA
- a CDS encoding sugar ABC transporter ATP-binding protein; the protein is MKVQPVLSVQGVKKSFGRVQALKGVSFEVYPGEVVGLLGDNGAGKSTLIKLIMGVYRPDEGQIIFRGKDIRFFSPNEIRMLGIEAVPQGGAVIQFMDIARNFFLGREPQKRLFSFLKMLDLKKMKEEATKYIAEVGVQVRSPNERVSWLSGGERQAISIGRTLYFQSSLILLDEPTLNLSVRETDKLLHAVAEMKRRGVAVIFVTHNVYHVYFIGDKFVLLNRGEMLGVYNKEEVTAEELIEMIRTGKPKEAPNKARTNEIKRGET
- a CDS encoding ABC transporter permease, giving the protein MKTAKLLKSMPAFPSLGVIVAFILLVVVFSLLSDKFFTLSTFAGILTIAAELVPVALAVALLMISGEFDLSVGSVYASAGVLLASLLNKGINDFVAFICVLFFGLIIGSVNSLLTLRLRIPSFIVTLGTMMTIRGIVLVVTGGFPVSFQGKSLLLNILNGPFIYEFRFSALWLLVFLALFMFLLNRTQHGNWSCAAGGNPEVANMLGVKVARVKLINFLLTAMFASIAGMFSFARFGMSYPTLGEGMELEAIASAVLGGCYLSGGFGTILGAFFGALVFSLLRVGLVLAGAPAYWYKAFIGIILVLGMVVNKGVLRRILGMDI